A region from the Mustela erminea isolate mMusErm1 chromosome 10, mMusErm1.Pri, whole genome shotgun sequence genome encodes:
- the PABPC4 gene encoding polyadenylate-binding protein 4 isoform X2, with amino-acid sequence MNAAASSYPMASLYVGDLHSDVTEAMLYEKFSPAGPVLSIRVCRDMITRRSLGYAYVNFQQPADAERALDTMNFDVIKGKPIRIMWSQRDPSLRKSGVGNVFIKNLDKSIDNKALYDTFSAFGNILSCKVVCDENGSKGYAFVHFETQEAADKAIEKMNGMLLNDRKVFVGRFKSRKEREAELGAKAKEFTNVYIKNFGEEVDDESLKELFSQFGKTLSVKVMRDPSGKSKGFGFVSYEKHEDANKAVEEMNGKEISGKVIFVGRAQKKVERQAELKRKFEQLKQERISRYQGVNLYIKNLDDTIDDEKLRKEFSPFGSITSAKVMLEDGRSKGFGFVCFSSPEEATKAVTEMNGRIVGSKPLYVALAQRKEERKAHLTNQYMQRVAGMRALPANAILNQFQPAAGGYFVPAVPQAQGRPPYYTPNQLAQMRPNPRWQQGGRPQGFQGMPSAIRQSGPRPALRHLAPTGNAPASRGLPTTAQRVGSECPDRLAMDFGGAGAAQQGLTDSCQSGGVPTAVQTLAPRAAVAAAAPRAVAPYKYASSVRSPHPAIQPLQAPQPAVHVQGQEPLTASMLAAAPPQEQKQMLGERLFPLIQTMHSNLAGKITGMLLEIDNSELLHMLESPESLRSKVDEAVAVLQAHHAKKEAAQKDSKAK; translated from the exons CCGAGCGGGCCTTGGATACAATGAACTTTGATGTGATTAAGGGAAAGCCAATCCGTATCATGTGGTCTCAGAGGGATCCCTCTTTGAGAAAATCTGGTGTGGGAAATGTCTTCATCAAGAATCTGGACAAATCTATAGATAACAAGGCACTTTATGATACTTTTTCTGCTTTTGGAAACATTCTGTCTTGCAAG GTGGTGTGTGATGAGAACGGCTCTAAGGGTTATGCCTTTGTCCACTTCGAGACGCAAGAGGCTGCTGACAAGGCCATCGAGAAGATGAACGGCATGCTCCTCAATGACCGCAAAGT GTTTGTGGGCAGATTCAAGTCTCGAAAAGAGCGGGAAGCTGAGCTTGGAGCCAAAGCCAAGGAGTTCACCAATGTTTATATCAAAAACTTCGGGGAAGAGGTGGATGATGAGAGTCTGAAAGAGCTGTTTAGCCAGTTCG GTAAGACCCTAAGTGTCAAGGTGATGAGAGATCCCAGTGGGAAATCCAAAGGCTTTGGCTTTGTGAGTTACGAAAAACACGAGGATGCCAATAAG GCCGTGGaagagatgaatggaaaagaaatcagTGGGAAAGTGATTTTTGTAGGCCGTGCACAGAAGAAAGTGGAACGGCAGGCTGAGTTAAAGCGGAAATTTGAGCAGCTAAAACAAGAGAGAATTAGTCGGTATCAG GGGGTGAATCTCTACATTAAGAACTTGGATGATACCATTGATGATGAGAAGTTAAGGAAAGAGTTTTCTCCTTTTGGATCTATCACCAGTGCTAAG GTAATGTTGGAGGATGGGAGAAGCAAAGGGTTTGGCTTTGTCTGCTTCTCATCTCCTGAAGAGGCGACCAAAGCCGTCACTGAGATGAATGGACGCATCGTGGGCTCCAAGCCACTATATGTCGCTCTggcccagaggaaggaagagagaaaggctcACCTGACCAACCAGTACATGCAGCGGGTGGCTGGAATGCGAGCGCTCCCGGCCAACGCCATCTTAAATCAGTTCCAGCCTGCAGCTGGAGGTTACTTTGTGCCAGCGGTTCCACAG GCTCAGGGAAGACCTCCGTATTATACACCTAACCAGTTAGCACAGATGAGGCCTAATCCCCGCTGGCAGCAAGGTGGGAGACCTCAAG GCTTCCAAGGAATGCCAAGTGCTATCCGCCAGTCTGGGCCTCGTCCCGCTCTTCGCCATCTGGCTCCAACTGGTAATGCTCCGGCCTCTCGCGGCCTCCCTACTACCGCTCAGAGAGTCG GGTCTGAGTGCCCGGACCGCTTGGCTATGGACTTTGGTGGGGCTGGCGCCGCCCAGCAAGGGCTGACTGACAGCTGCCAGTCTGGAG GTGTTCCTACAGCTGTGCAGACCTTAGCACCTCGTGCTGCCGTCGCTGCTGCTGCTCCGCGGGCTGTCGCACCTTACAAATACGCCTCCAGCGTCCGCAGCCCTCACCCCGCCATCCAGCCTCTGCAG GCACCGCAGCCTGCGGTCCACGTGCAGGGCCAGGAGCCCCTGACCGCCTCCATGCTGGCCGCAGCTCCCCCCCAAGAGCAAAAGCAGATGCTGG GAGAACGTTTGTTCCCACTCATCCAAACCATGCATTCAAACCTGGCTGGGAAAATCACGGGCATGCTGCTGGAGATTGACAACTCTGAGCTGCTGCACATGCTGGAGTCCCCTGAGTCGCTTCGCTCCAAG GTGGATGAAGCCGTGGCGGTTCTACAGGCTCATCATGCCAAGAAAGAAGCTGCCCAGAAG GATTCAAAAGCCAAATAA
- the PABPC4 gene encoding polyadenylate-binding protein 4 isoform X4, with translation MNAAASSYPMASLYVGDLHSDVTEAMLYEKFSPAGPVLSIRVCRDMITRRSLGYAYVNFQQPADAERALDTMNFDVIKGKPIRIMWSQRDPSLRKSGVGNVFIKNLDKSIDNKALYDTFSAFGNILSCKVVCDENGSKGYAFVHFETQEAADKAIEKMNGMLLNDRKVFVGRFKSRKEREAELGAKAKEFTNVYIKNFGEEVDDESLKELFSQFGKTLSVKVMRDPSGKSKGFGFVSYEKHEDANKAVEEMNGKEISGKVIFVGRAQKKVERQAELKRKFEQLKQERISRYQGVNLYIKNLDDTIDDEKLRKEFSPFGSITSAKVMLEDGRSKGFGFVCFSSPEEATKAVTEMNGRIVGSKPLYVALAQRKEERKAHLTNQYMQRVAGMRALPANAILNQFQPAAGGYFVPAVPQAQGRPPYYTPNQLAQMRPNPRWQQGGRPQGFQGMPSAIRQSGPRPALRHLAPTGSECPDRLAMDFGGAGAAQQGLTDSCQSGGVPTAVQTLAPRAAVAAAAPRAVAPYKYASSVRSPHPAIQPLQAPQPAVHVQGQEPLTASMLAAAPPQEQKQMLGERLFPLIQTMHSNLAGKITGMLLEIDNSELLHMLESPESLRSKVDEAVAVLQAHHAKKEAAQKVGAVAAATS, from the exons CCGAGCGGGCCTTGGATACAATGAACTTTGATGTGATTAAGGGAAAGCCAATCCGTATCATGTGGTCTCAGAGGGATCCCTCTTTGAGAAAATCTGGTGTGGGAAATGTCTTCATCAAGAATCTGGACAAATCTATAGATAACAAGGCACTTTATGATACTTTTTCTGCTTTTGGAAACATTCTGTCTTGCAAG GTGGTGTGTGATGAGAACGGCTCTAAGGGTTATGCCTTTGTCCACTTCGAGACGCAAGAGGCTGCTGACAAGGCCATCGAGAAGATGAACGGCATGCTCCTCAATGACCGCAAAGT GTTTGTGGGCAGATTCAAGTCTCGAAAAGAGCGGGAAGCTGAGCTTGGAGCCAAAGCCAAGGAGTTCACCAATGTTTATATCAAAAACTTCGGGGAAGAGGTGGATGATGAGAGTCTGAAAGAGCTGTTTAGCCAGTTCG GTAAGACCCTAAGTGTCAAGGTGATGAGAGATCCCAGTGGGAAATCCAAAGGCTTTGGCTTTGTGAGTTACGAAAAACACGAGGATGCCAATAAG GCCGTGGaagagatgaatggaaaagaaatcagTGGGAAAGTGATTTTTGTAGGCCGTGCACAGAAGAAAGTGGAACGGCAGGCTGAGTTAAAGCGGAAATTTGAGCAGCTAAAACAAGAGAGAATTAGTCGGTATCAG GGGGTGAATCTCTACATTAAGAACTTGGATGATACCATTGATGATGAGAAGTTAAGGAAAGAGTTTTCTCCTTTTGGATCTATCACCAGTGCTAAG GTAATGTTGGAGGATGGGAGAAGCAAAGGGTTTGGCTTTGTCTGCTTCTCATCTCCTGAAGAGGCGACCAAAGCCGTCACTGAGATGAATGGACGCATCGTGGGCTCCAAGCCACTATATGTCGCTCTggcccagaggaaggaagagagaaaggctcACCTGACCAACCAGTACATGCAGCGGGTGGCTGGAATGCGAGCGCTCCCGGCCAACGCCATCTTAAATCAGTTCCAGCCTGCAGCTGGAGGTTACTTTGTGCCAGCGGTTCCACAG GCTCAGGGAAGACCTCCGTATTATACACCTAACCAGTTAGCACAGATGAGGCCTAATCCCCGCTGGCAGCAAGGTGGGAGACCTCAAG GCTTCCAAGGAATGCCAAGTGCTATCCGCCAGTCTGGGCCTCGTCCCGCTCTTCGCCATCTGGCTCCAACTG GGTCTGAGTGCCCGGACCGCTTGGCTATGGACTTTGGTGGGGCTGGCGCCGCCCAGCAAGGGCTGACTGACAGCTGCCAGTCTGGAG GTGTTCCTACAGCTGTGCAGACCTTAGCACCTCGTGCTGCCGTCGCTGCTGCTGCTCCGCGGGCTGTCGCACCTTACAAATACGCCTCCAGCGTCCGCAGCCCTCACCCCGCCATCCAGCCTCTGCAG GCACCGCAGCCTGCGGTCCACGTGCAGGGCCAGGAGCCCCTGACCGCCTCCATGCTGGCCGCAGCTCCCCCCCAAGAGCAAAAGCAGATGCTGG GAGAACGTTTGTTCCCACTCATCCAAACCATGCATTCAAACCTGGCTGGGAAAATCACGGGCATGCTGCTGGAGATTGACAACTCTGAGCTGCTGCACATGCTGGAGTCCCCTGAGTCGCTTCGCTCCAAG GTGGATGAAGCCGTGGCGGTTCTACAGGCTCATCATGCCAAGAAAGAAGCTGCCCAGAAGGTGGGCGCTGTTGCTGCTGCTACCTCTTAG
- the PABPC4 gene encoding polyadenylate-binding protein 4 isoform X3: MNAAASSYPMASLYVGDLHSDVTEAMLYEKFSPAGPVLSIRVCRDMITRRSLGYAYVNFQQPADAERALDTMNFDVIKGKPIRIMWSQRDPSLRKSGVGNVFIKNLDKSIDNKALYDTFSAFGNILSCKVVCDENGSKGYAFVHFETQEAADKAIEKMNGMLLNDRKVFVGRFKSRKEREAELGAKAKEFTNVYIKNFGEEVDDESLKELFSQFGKTLSVKVMRDPSGKSKGFGFVSYEKHEDANKAVEEMNGKEISGKVIFVGRAQKKVERQAELKRKFEQLKQERISRYQGVNLYIKNLDDTIDDEKLRKEFSPFGSITSAKVMLEDGRSKGFGFVCFSSPEEATKAVTEMNGRIVGSKPLYVALAQRKEERKAHLTNQYMQRVAGMRALPANAILNQFQPAAGGYFVPAVPQAQGRPPYYTPNQLAQMRPNPRWQQGFQGMPSAIRQSGPRPALRHLAPTGNAPASRGLPTTAQRVGSECPDRLAMDFGGAGAAQQGLTDSCQSGGVPTAVQTLAPRAAVAAAAPRAVAPYKYASSVRSPHPAIQPLQAPQPAVHVQGQEPLTASMLAAAPPQEQKQMLGERLFPLIQTMHSNLAGKITGMLLEIDNSELLHMLESPESLRSKVDEAVAVLQAHHAKKEAAQKVGAVAAATS, translated from the exons CCGAGCGGGCCTTGGATACAATGAACTTTGATGTGATTAAGGGAAAGCCAATCCGTATCATGTGGTCTCAGAGGGATCCCTCTTTGAGAAAATCTGGTGTGGGAAATGTCTTCATCAAGAATCTGGACAAATCTATAGATAACAAGGCACTTTATGATACTTTTTCTGCTTTTGGAAACATTCTGTCTTGCAAG GTGGTGTGTGATGAGAACGGCTCTAAGGGTTATGCCTTTGTCCACTTCGAGACGCAAGAGGCTGCTGACAAGGCCATCGAGAAGATGAACGGCATGCTCCTCAATGACCGCAAAGT GTTTGTGGGCAGATTCAAGTCTCGAAAAGAGCGGGAAGCTGAGCTTGGAGCCAAAGCCAAGGAGTTCACCAATGTTTATATCAAAAACTTCGGGGAAGAGGTGGATGATGAGAGTCTGAAAGAGCTGTTTAGCCAGTTCG GTAAGACCCTAAGTGTCAAGGTGATGAGAGATCCCAGTGGGAAATCCAAAGGCTTTGGCTTTGTGAGTTACGAAAAACACGAGGATGCCAATAAG GCCGTGGaagagatgaatggaaaagaaatcagTGGGAAAGTGATTTTTGTAGGCCGTGCACAGAAGAAAGTGGAACGGCAGGCTGAGTTAAAGCGGAAATTTGAGCAGCTAAAACAAGAGAGAATTAGTCGGTATCAG GGGGTGAATCTCTACATTAAGAACTTGGATGATACCATTGATGATGAGAAGTTAAGGAAAGAGTTTTCTCCTTTTGGATCTATCACCAGTGCTAAG GTAATGTTGGAGGATGGGAGAAGCAAAGGGTTTGGCTTTGTCTGCTTCTCATCTCCTGAAGAGGCGACCAAAGCCGTCACTGAGATGAATGGACGCATCGTGGGCTCCAAGCCACTATATGTCGCTCTggcccagaggaaggaagagagaaaggctcACCTGACCAACCAGTACATGCAGCGGGTGGCTGGAATGCGAGCGCTCCCGGCCAACGCCATCTTAAATCAGTTCCAGCCTGCAGCTGGAGGTTACTTTGTGCCAGCGGTTCCACAG GCTCAGGGAAGACCTCCGTATTATACACCTAACCAGTTAGCACAGATGAGGCCTAATCCCCGCTGGCAGCAAG GCTTCCAAGGAATGCCAAGTGCTATCCGCCAGTCTGGGCCTCGTCCCGCTCTTCGCCATCTGGCTCCAACTGGTAATGCTCCGGCCTCTCGCGGCCTCCCTACTACCGCTCAGAGAGTCG GGTCTGAGTGCCCGGACCGCTTGGCTATGGACTTTGGTGGGGCTGGCGCCGCCCAGCAAGGGCTGACTGACAGCTGCCAGTCTGGAG GTGTTCCTACAGCTGTGCAGACCTTAGCACCTCGTGCTGCCGTCGCTGCTGCTGCTCCGCGGGCTGTCGCACCTTACAAATACGCCTCCAGCGTCCGCAGCCCTCACCCCGCCATCCAGCCTCTGCAG GCACCGCAGCCTGCGGTCCACGTGCAGGGCCAGGAGCCCCTGACCGCCTCCATGCTGGCCGCAGCTCCCCCCCAAGAGCAAAAGCAGATGCTGG GAGAACGTTTGTTCCCACTCATCCAAACCATGCATTCAAACCTGGCTGGGAAAATCACGGGCATGCTGCTGGAGATTGACAACTCTGAGCTGCTGCACATGCTGGAGTCCCCTGAGTCGCTTCGCTCCAAG GTGGATGAAGCCGTGGCGGTTCTACAGGCTCATCATGCCAAGAAAGAAGCTGCCCAGAAGGTGGGCGCTGTTGCTGCTGCTACCTCTTAG
- the PABPC4 gene encoding polyadenylate-binding protein 4 isoform X1: MNAAASSYPMASLYVGDLHSDVTEAMLYEKFSPAGPVLSIRVCRDMITRRSLGYAYVNFQQPADAERALDTMNFDVIKGKPIRIMWSQRDPSLRKSGVGNVFIKNLDKSIDNKALYDTFSAFGNILSCKVVCDENGSKGYAFVHFETQEAADKAIEKMNGMLLNDRKVFVGRFKSRKEREAELGAKAKEFTNVYIKNFGEEVDDESLKELFSQFGKTLSVKVMRDPSGKSKGFGFVSYEKHEDANKAVEEMNGKEISGKVIFVGRAQKKVERQAELKRKFEQLKQERISRYQGVNLYIKNLDDTIDDEKLRKEFSPFGSITSAKVMLEDGRSKGFGFVCFSSPEEATKAVTEMNGRIVGSKPLYVALAQRKEERKAHLTNQYMQRVAGMRALPANAILNQFQPAAGGYFVPAVPQAQGRPPYYTPNQLAQMRPNPRWQQGGRPQGFQGMPSAIRQSGPRPALRHLAPTGNAPASRGLPTTAQRVGSECPDRLAMDFGGAGAAQQGLTDSCQSGGVPTAVQTLAPRAAVAAAAPRAVAPYKYASSVRSPHPAIQPLQAPQPAVHVQGQEPLTASMLAAAPPQEQKQMLGERLFPLIQTMHSNLAGKITGMLLEIDNSELLHMLESPESLRSKVDEAVAVLQAHHAKKEAAQKVGAVAAATS; the protein is encoded by the exons CCGAGCGGGCCTTGGATACAATGAACTTTGATGTGATTAAGGGAAAGCCAATCCGTATCATGTGGTCTCAGAGGGATCCCTCTTTGAGAAAATCTGGTGTGGGAAATGTCTTCATCAAGAATCTGGACAAATCTATAGATAACAAGGCACTTTATGATACTTTTTCTGCTTTTGGAAACATTCTGTCTTGCAAG GTGGTGTGTGATGAGAACGGCTCTAAGGGTTATGCCTTTGTCCACTTCGAGACGCAAGAGGCTGCTGACAAGGCCATCGAGAAGATGAACGGCATGCTCCTCAATGACCGCAAAGT GTTTGTGGGCAGATTCAAGTCTCGAAAAGAGCGGGAAGCTGAGCTTGGAGCCAAAGCCAAGGAGTTCACCAATGTTTATATCAAAAACTTCGGGGAAGAGGTGGATGATGAGAGTCTGAAAGAGCTGTTTAGCCAGTTCG GTAAGACCCTAAGTGTCAAGGTGATGAGAGATCCCAGTGGGAAATCCAAAGGCTTTGGCTTTGTGAGTTACGAAAAACACGAGGATGCCAATAAG GCCGTGGaagagatgaatggaaaagaaatcagTGGGAAAGTGATTTTTGTAGGCCGTGCACAGAAGAAAGTGGAACGGCAGGCTGAGTTAAAGCGGAAATTTGAGCAGCTAAAACAAGAGAGAATTAGTCGGTATCAG GGGGTGAATCTCTACATTAAGAACTTGGATGATACCATTGATGATGAGAAGTTAAGGAAAGAGTTTTCTCCTTTTGGATCTATCACCAGTGCTAAG GTAATGTTGGAGGATGGGAGAAGCAAAGGGTTTGGCTTTGTCTGCTTCTCATCTCCTGAAGAGGCGACCAAAGCCGTCACTGAGATGAATGGACGCATCGTGGGCTCCAAGCCACTATATGTCGCTCTggcccagaggaaggaagagagaaaggctcACCTGACCAACCAGTACATGCAGCGGGTGGCTGGAATGCGAGCGCTCCCGGCCAACGCCATCTTAAATCAGTTCCAGCCTGCAGCTGGAGGTTACTTTGTGCCAGCGGTTCCACAG GCTCAGGGAAGACCTCCGTATTATACACCTAACCAGTTAGCACAGATGAGGCCTAATCCCCGCTGGCAGCAAGGTGGGAGACCTCAAG GCTTCCAAGGAATGCCAAGTGCTATCCGCCAGTCTGGGCCTCGTCCCGCTCTTCGCCATCTGGCTCCAACTGGTAATGCTCCGGCCTCTCGCGGCCTCCCTACTACCGCTCAGAGAGTCG GGTCTGAGTGCCCGGACCGCTTGGCTATGGACTTTGGTGGGGCTGGCGCCGCCCAGCAAGGGCTGACTGACAGCTGCCAGTCTGGAG GTGTTCCTACAGCTGTGCAGACCTTAGCACCTCGTGCTGCCGTCGCTGCTGCTGCTCCGCGGGCTGTCGCACCTTACAAATACGCCTCCAGCGTCCGCAGCCCTCACCCCGCCATCCAGCCTCTGCAG GCACCGCAGCCTGCGGTCCACGTGCAGGGCCAGGAGCCCCTGACCGCCTCCATGCTGGCCGCAGCTCCCCCCCAAGAGCAAAAGCAGATGCTGG GAGAACGTTTGTTCCCACTCATCCAAACCATGCATTCAAACCTGGCTGGGAAAATCACGGGCATGCTGCTGGAGATTGACAACTCTGAGCTGCTGCACATGCTGGAGTCCCCTGAGTCGCTTCGCTCCAAG GTGGATGAAGCCGTGGCGGTTCTACAGGCTCATCATGCCAAGAAAGAAGCTGCCCAGAAGGTGGGCGCTGTTGCTGCTGCTACCTCTTAG